A region from the Ptychodera flava strain L36383 chromosome 12, AS_Pfla_20210202, whole genome shotgun sequence genome encodes:
- the LOC139146236 gene encoding uncharacterized protein, with product MSWSGWFDDLSQVHHYEINVLPTKSNNGILTCSEDRSQAVKWEGFADVTSCSLAVSDPGVYCVLLTVTDKAGNHDNAMRYLMFDNVNTPHIDNTGHYPMRVESAAQNTNYTWITNSDSKVQVQWHHHFLNEVHKITGQLDAIDDYSLDILPAYDELTGQPPDTRSREAIPNAHGIVKFDVAFGVDQQGGESLTCATTWSVVDDVEAEKVDLEIYHQDGDTIRIWIKGYDVMGNTVIDNVTVHSDSTPPEIGEMYLTRDGVDYLAVHNSEDLFEMTVVFDSFDDHSGLSLVHWELFDMDNNALIHGKGHLPVVNSVSM from the exons ATGTCTTGGTCGGGCTGGTTTGATGATTTATCACAAGTCCATCACTACGAAATTAATGTTCTACCGACCAAGTCCAACAATGGGATTTTGACGTGCTCTGAGGACAGATCTCAAGCGGTAAAATGGGAAGGCTTTGCGGATGTGACCAGTTGTTCACTCGCGGTATCTGATCCTG GTGTATACTGTGTTCTCCTGACGGTGACAGACAAGGCAGGAAACCACGATAATGCGATGAGATACCTTATGTTTGACAACGTGAACACACCTCACATTGACAACACTGGTCACTATCCTATGAGAGTGGAATCGGCAGCTCAGAATACCAACTACACATGGATTACTAACTCAGACTCGAAG GTCCAAGTCCAATGGCATCATCACTTTCTAAATGAGGTTCACAAAATTACCGGCCAACTAGATGCAATTGATGATTATTCTCTCGACATATTACCGGCATATGACGAGTTGACGGGTCAGCCACCAGATACTAGGTCACGTGAAGCTATACCAAACGCCCATGGAATCGTCAAATTCGATGTTGCGTTTGGAGTTGACCAACAGGGAGGGGAATCACTGACATGTGCAACAACATGGTCAGTCGTGGACGATGTTGAG GCAGAAAAGGTCGATCTGGAAATTTATCATCAAGATGGCGATACTATCAGAATCTGGATAAAAGGCTATGATGTAATGGGAAACACCGTTATAGATAATGTCACCGTACACTCAGATTCTACCCCGCCTGAAATTGGTGAGATGTACCTGACTCGAGATGGAGTTGACTACCTCGCAGTTCACAATTCAGAAGACCTGTTTGAAATGAC AGTGGTATTCGACTCCTTTGATGATCATAGTGGTCTCTCACTTGTCCACTGGGAGTTATTCGACATGGATAACAACGCCTTGATACATGGTAAAGGTCACCTACCTGTTGTCAATTCTGTAAGTATGTGA